One genomic region from uncultured Devosia sp. encodes:
- a CDS encoding EpsG family protein, which produces MSFNALFAQAYLGAIYLALYATVAVLAMLKRPVSQLDWLWIPFTVLLVIFVGFRHEVGADWADYATMVNEAGARAFPAVFLMRDPAYQLLNWLGSNVGGGVYVPNVVCAILAVVPLLLFCRTRSNPALSLLAAVPYLIIVVFLGYTRQSAAIGLCILSILSLEREKFWSAAIFSIVASVFHYTAAGFFLPVAIICLLNYKKIGILRCVSIIVVSSAILAIILIFSSGLWEKINTYIFDPTGISERTNNLDDIFSQGRSNSLASSPALNSAGSIPRNALNVIFSVGFLLLLYNKSKIIRRDYIWVLLSLSSFILFPASFFLSTFSDRIGLFFIPLQMHAVSAIDGSLADRYQPFYKAFVALSYGSVLVIWLFLSSYSNYWMPYDNLFFSLFL; this is translated from the coding sequence ATGAGTTTCAACGCGCTCTTCGCGCAGGCGTACTTGGGGGCGATTTATCTGGCGCTGTACGCTACTGTCGCAGTACTGGCAATGTTAAAAAGACCAGTTTCCCAACTGGACTGGCTTTGGATACCCTTCACTGTCTTGCTCGTAATTTTCGTCGGCTTCAGACACGAGGTGGGCGCCGACTGGGCTGACTACGCCACTATGGTGAACGAGGCAGGGGCCAGAGCGTTTCCAGCGGTATTCCTAATGCGAGATCCCGCATATCAGTTACTCAACTGGCTTGGTAGTAATGTTGGTGGTGGTGTCTATGTACCCAATGTTGTGTGCGCGATTTTGGCGGTTGTGCCGCTCTTGCTCTTTTGTCGGACCCGATCCAATCCGGCCCTAAGCTTGCTCGCTGCAGTACCATATCTAATCATCGTCGTCTTTTTGGGTTATACGCGCCAGTCGGCAGCAATAGGCTTATGTATCCTTTCCATACTGTCCCTTGAGCGCGAGAAATTCTGGAGCGCCGCGATTTTCTCAATAGTTGCGAGTGTTTTTCACTACACCGCTGCTGGTTTCTTTCTGCCAGTAGCAATTATATGTCTTCTGAATTACAAGAAAATTGGCATATTAAGGTGTGTCTCTATAATTGTAGTTTCTTCGGCGATACTGGCAATTATACTGATTTTTTCCTCCGGGCTTTGGGAGAAGATCAACACCTACATATTTGATCCGACGGGGATTTCGGAACGAACTAATAATCTTGACGATATTTTTTCACAGGGCAGATCAAATAGTCTGGCATCGAGTCCTGCGCTGAATTCGGCGGGATCTATTCCTCGGAATGCTTTAAATGTAATTTTTTCTGTTGGGTTTTTGTTGTTGTTATACAATAAATCAAAAATCATAAGACGGGATTACATTTGGGTCCTATTATCTCTTTCAAGTTTCATTTTGTTTCCTGCGTCCTTTTTTCTATCTACTTTTTCTGACAGGATTGGGTTGTTTTTTATCCCTCTTCAGATGCACGCAGTGAGCGCGATAGATGGAAGTTTGGCGGATAGATATCAGCCTTTTTACAAGGCTTTTGTAGCTTTATCCTATGGGTCGGTTCTTGTTATTTGGTTATTTTTATCCAGCTACTCAAATTATTGGATGCCGTACGATAATTTATTTTTTTCATTGTTTCTTTAA
- a CDS encoding glycosyltransferase family 4 protein gives MASVAIIGNQGFSLLNFRGPLIEDLVARGHKVYALAPQIDDDIAEALRTLGAEPVPIVLARTGTNPLADLASVWHLRKVLGRIGPDICLGYAAKPAIYGTLAAWLAGVPSRFAMIEGLGYVFMPRSGEGLAKRILRQTVIGLFRVALARADRVFFLNPDDIADFSALGLVQPFQPVNIGGIGVDLDYWQPAPPVLDPVTFLFVGRLLKDKGVLDFIAAARQIKASYPGARFLLVGGIDENPESIAQSDVDIWVAEGLVEWAGHVPVRPWLRQASVFVLPSYYREGVPRSTQEAMAMARPIITTDSVGCRETVEDGRNGHLVPVRDPDALARAMLAFIEVPDCIVTMGANSRAMAEARFDVRKVNATIIDTMGL, from the coding sequence ATGGCGTCTGTTGCTATAATTGGTAATCAAGGCTTCTCTTTGCTAAATTTTCGCGGCCCTCTCATTGAGGATCTCGTTGCTCGGGGGCATAAAGTCTACGCCCTTGCACCTCAAATAGATGATGACATAGCAGAAGCCTTGCGGACGCTGGGGGCGGAGCCAGTACCTATCGTGTTGGCGCGCACCGGCACCAACCCGCTTGCCGATTTGGCGTCAGTCTGGCATCTACGGAAGGTGCTGGGTCGAATCGGACCTGATATATGCCTCGGCTACGCGGCCAAGCCGGCAATCTATGGCACGCTGGCGGCCTGGTTGGCTGGCGTTCCCTCACGCTTCGCCATGATCGAAGGCTTGGGTTATGTCTTCATGCCAAGGTCAGGTGAAGGCCTTGCCAAGCGCATTTTGCGCCAGACCGTAATCGGCCTTTTTCGCGTCGCGCTAGCACGTGCGGACAGGGTCTTTTTCCTCAATCCCGATGATATTGCCGATTTCTCAGCTCTCGGTCTGGTGCAGCCCTTCCAGCCGGTTAATATCGGCGGCATAGGGGTCGATCTGGATTACTGGCAGCCTGCGCCGCCCGTGCTTGATCCTGTCACCTTCCTGTTTGTGGGGCGGTTGCTAAAAGACAAAGGCGTACTCGATTTCATTGCGGCGGCGCGCCAGATCAAGGCGTCCTATCCAGGCGCACGTTTCCTGCTCGTCGGTGGTATCGATGAAAATCCTGAGTCCATCGCGCAAAGCGACGTCGACATCTGGGTTGCTGAGGGACTAGTCGAGTGGGCCGGCCATGTTCCGGTTCGGCCTTGGCTGCGCCAGGCCTCAGTCTTCGTCTTGCCATCATACTACCGGGAGGGCGTGCCGCGCAGCACGCAGGAAGCAATGGCCATGGCGCGGCCTATCATCACCACCGATTCAGTAGGTTGCCGCGAAACCGTCGAGGACGGGCGCAACGGTCATCTGGTGCCGGTGCGTGATCCCGATGCCCTCGCCCGCGCGATGCTGGCCTTCATAGAAGTGCCTGACTGTATTGTCACTATGGGAGCTAACAGCCGGGCGATGGCCGAAGCACGTTTTGACGTCCGCAAGGTCAATGCCACTATCATCGATACGATGGGCCTCTAG
- a CDS encoding sugar transferase, with product MPRDLTFVTSLGGHTRQHRYLPHLTAFFWLAVISVIVQVLSYSAFVFPFKGVNPDSILLSFFALGTPVAAASMVLAAFRRHDSPIISALAVYGALFLAMVSIISATRAPISYVALSICGTIGLFLICAANYRFHLLGGEKVRIMPFAGANIIQEQVPGSRILTLDEVANFPTKIDFDILLVDDISYENSKYSEFISRMHILGIDIINSSTFLERVTGRVNIDKFEIFHVVYSPSQLLYSQVKRILDLFFIVIFSPVLIFVSALTAIYIFIRDPGPVLFIQIRRGFGNRPFRMYKFRTMFQGTAGGSTDSGDARIIPGCGILRKLRIDEIPQCFNILKGDMSLVGPRPVAEYVAKASIKAEPKYAYRCVVQPGITGWAQVTSGYASTVSEEITKLSYDLYYIKKFSIDMDIVILTKTIKTVLFRKGAK from the coding sequence ATGCCCCGGGACCTGACATTCGTTACTTCCTTAGGAGGTCACACCCGGCAGCACAGGTACTTACCGCATCTAACGGCCTTCTTTTGGCTCGCTGTGATTTCAGTCATCGTTCAAGTGTTGTCGTATTCAGCATTTGTATTCCCTTTTAAGGGAGTAAACCCTGATTCGATTCTCCTCTCATTTTTTGCTCTAGGTACTCCAGTAGCTGCGGCGTCAATGGTTCTCGCAGCGTTTCGACGCCACGATTCTCCGATCATCAGCGCTTTAGCTGTCTACGGCGCGCTCTTTTTGGCAATGGTCTCGATAATATCGGCAACCCGTGCGCCAATTAGTTACGTAGCCTTATCCATTTGTGGCACGATAGGCCTTTTCCTAATCTGCGCGGCCAACTACCGGTTCCACCTACTAGGAGGAGAGAAGGTACGGATTATGCCGTTCGCGGGGGCAAATATCATTCAAGAACAAGTCCCCGGATCACGAATCCTCACACTTGATGAGGTGGCGAATTTTCCTACTAAAATTGATTTCGATATTCTGCTTGTCGATGATATTTCATACGAAAATTCAAAGTATTCCGAATTTATTTCCAGAATGCACATATTAGGAATCGACATAATTAATAGCAGTACTTTTCTGGAGCGCGTTACTGGACGAGTAAATATCGATAAATTCGAAATATTCCATGTAGTATACTCACCAAGTCAATTACTATACTCCCAAGTAAAACGCATCCTTGATCTCTTCTTCATTGTAATTTTTTCTCCCGTATTAATTTTTGTATCGGCTTTAACAGCTATTTATATATTCATCCGCGACCCAGGCCCGGTCTTATTTATTCAAATTCGGCGGGGATTTGGCAACCGTCCTTTCCGTATGTATAAATTCCGGACTATGTTTCAAGGCACTGCTGGCGGCTCAACGGATTCTGGCGATGCGCGAATTATTCCCGGTTGCGGAATCTTGAGGAAGCTGCGTATCGACGAAATCCCTCAATGCTTTAACATCCTAAAGGGAGACATGAGCCTGGTTGGACCACGTCCGGTCGCCGAATATGTGGCCAAGGCTAGCATCAAGGCAGAACCCAAATATGCCTACCGATGTGTAGTCCAACCCGGAATTACCGGATGGGCTCAAGTTACGTCCGGCTACGCTTCGACTGTCAGCGAAGAAATAACTAAACTGTCGTACGACCTTTATTATATAAAAAAGTTTTCTATCGACATGGACATAGTAATTTTGACCAAGACGATAAAAACCGTTCTATTTCGCAAAGGCGCAAAGTAG
- a CDS encoding AAA family ATPase, translating to MSKIVKNWKMTSGPSPEPDDDEALRDLMRSEFVIEAYDRAALGKPRVLLLEGLDRPFVRLAQSVDRDEQDARRGASDRRDGMAVNRLIGRLGEIKSLAGPSNTHAVDELAAALFEEAHNFAPAVEAIRRSAQVNIRRGARWLQFRPLVIESTAGAGKTRFVHRLAAHSGLKLVYLDCATMTNMSPIVSQDASWSGARHSEVMEGLANSTSANLIVCLDELDKIRDFGRHASPRPSESLVGLFEKQSAASHLDNYLQLAVDLSFINWVVLVNDLSRISQPLLDRCQVIRLAPPSPKEIAHIASLEIERRGLDPELVDAINAEVRRGKITSLRTLHKLLEVASAASSRPILN from the coding sequence ATGTCGAAAATCGTGAAAAACTGGAAAATGACGTCCGGTCCAAGCCCGGAACCTGACGACGACGAGGCGTTGCGCGACCTCATGCGCAGTGAGTTTGTAATCGAGGCCTACGATCGCGCGGCCTTGGGGAAACCCCGCGTATTGCTGCTGGAGGGCCTCGACCGGCCATTCGTGCGCCTGGCGCAAAGCGTCGATCGAGACGAGCAAGACGCCCGGCGCGGTGCCAGTGACCGCCGCGATGGAATGGCGGTCAATCGATTGATCGGTCGGTTGGGCGAGATCAAGTCGCTGGCTGGGCCCTCGAACACCCACGCGGTGGACGAGCTTGCAGCAGCCCTGTTTGAGGAAGCGCACAACTTTGCTCCAGCGGTCGAAGCTATTCGCCGGTCGGCGCAGGTGAACATTCGTCGTGGTGCGCGGTGGCTGCAGTTTCGCCCATTGGTTATCGAGTCCACCGCAGGGGCTGGCAAAACCCGCTTCGTGCATCGGCTGGCGGCGCATAGTGGCCTCAAACTGGTCTATCTCGACTGCGCGACCATGACCAATATGAGCCCAATCGTGAGTCAAGACGCGAGCTGGTCCGGCGCACGTCACAGTGAAGTCATGGAAGGCCTAGCGAACTCAACGTCGGCAAACCTGATCGTGTGCCTGGATGAACTCGACAAAATCCGGGATTTTGGCCGGCACGCCAGCCCGCGGCCCAGCGAATCCCTAGTTGGCCTGTTCGAGAAGCAGAGCGCCGCCAGCCACCTGGATAATTATCTCCAACTGGCTGTGGACCTGAGCTTCATCAATTGGGTGGTTTTGGTCAACGATCTGAGCCGGATCTCGCAGCCCTTGCTCGACCGCTGTCAGGTCATTCGCCTGGCGCCACCCTCTCCCAAAGAAATTGCCCACATCGCTTCGCTCGAGATCGAGCGTCGCGGCCTCGACCCTGAGCTGGTGGACGCCATCAACGCAGAGGTGCGCCGCGGCAAGATCACCAGCCTGCGCACTTTGCACAAACTGCTGGAGGTCGCCTCTGCCGCGTCGTCTCGCCCCATCCTCAACTGA
- a CDS encoding toprim domain-containing protein produces MDYTAATDLLLKAREHCDHIFMHLVGQPNPRASGNTALRWHDDGKLLLNLAGDKRGTWHNFSTGEHGDVCDFVQAELSLTWWDAVAWIDRWFGSPNDLVPSNDSRGAPKKNTANCAPDTKSYGLELFHAANPSLQNTIAYRYLQKRLHGFLPEEVVQGGSLRFSPTHRKMAGVTFVDCVGALLALMTDPKTGEATGVHRTFINSKLERIERATLGTQGVVRLFPDHAVETALAVGEGIETCLSAHLLLDGPPVWSCLNTGGLSMMPVLHGIAALTIYADNDENQAGQISARKTFERWRNAGAEVTLHLPMTQSADFNTMLADLVSFKAAE; encoded by the coding sequence ATGGACTATACGGCCGCCACTGACCTGTTGCTCAAGGCAAGGGAACACTGCGATCATATTTTTATGCATCTGGTCGGGCAGCCCAATCCGCGCGCGTCAGGCAACACCGCCCTGCGGTGGCACGATGATGGCAAACTGCTGCTCAACCTGGCTGGAGACAAGCGCGGCACCTGGCACAATTTTTCCACCGGTGAGCACGGTGATGTTTGTGACTTTGTCCAGGCAGAGCTCTCGCTGACATGGTGGGATGCGGTTGCCTGGATTGATCGCTGGTTCGGCTCACCGAACGACCTCGTTCCGTCGAACGACAGTCGGGGCGCTCCCAAGAAAAACACTGCGAACTGTGCTCCGGACACAAAGAGCTATGGCCTTGAGCTTTTCCATGCTGCGAACCCCAGCCTGCAAAACACTATTGCCTACCGCTACCTCCAAAAGCGGCTCCACGGGTTTCTTCCCGAAGAGGTGGTTCAGGGCGGCTCACTTCGCTTTTCGCCAACTCATCGCAAAATGGCAGGCGTAACCTTCGTGGACTGCGTCGGTGCCCTACTGGCTCTGATGACAGACCCCAAGACAGGCGAAGCCACCGGAGTTCACCGGACTTTCATCAATTCCAAATTGGAGCGAATTGAAAGGGCTACGCTGGGGACCCAAGGCGTTGTCCGGCTTTTTCCCGATCACGCTGTTGAGACTGCTTTGGCAGTCGGCGAGGGGATCGAAACCTGCCTCAGTGCTCACCTTTTGCTCGACGGGCCGCCTGTCTGGTCCTGCTTGAACACGGGAGGTCTCTCGATGATGCCCGTTCTCCATGGCATCGCGGCTCTCACAATCTATGCCGACAACGACGAAAACCAAGCCGGCCAGATTAGCGCTCGCAAGACCTTCGAGCGCTGGCGCAATGCGGGTGCAGAGGTAACGCTGCATCTTCCAATGACTCAGAGTGCTGACTTCAACACGATGCTGGCCGATCTCGTTTCGTTCAAGGCCGCAGAATGA
- a CDS encoding DUF927 domain-containing protein, protein MKKLLPHEPRASAAQLTQTTTSAHQNTHILPTSGERVQPQAAENNDDFLCRNTGTPGTPNFIISCEDAANDIVGLDANEPLSDVGVLGVPRVPDDKKESSNKAVASEHLPDLLPLAGVPGVPSSFVSFGPYHSSARGLFYLADEEDDAMFLSSPIAIIALTRNDSNRGWGRLVEIEDRDGHIHQIVISSEMLAKSSGEAVRVLLMDAGATLATRRTPAAHLNEYFATVQVPARRRIVQTTGWHDNDYVLPGKVYSLDGTSDRVFFNANVDTAAQSRSAYAQAGDLETWKKEIGRLACGNSRLLLALAIAFAAPLIGRLDISGGGVHFRGASSIGKTSLIRAASSIFSDQRFMQTWRATSAGLEGIAALHNDALLALDEIGQVAPDAASEAAYMLANGLGRTRATKDGLAKETARFRLLFISTGEESLADRVQDDRMGRRRAMAGQEIRMLDIPSEVGKHGVFENLHGFPSGAALADHLREASQNQHGTPFEAMVKAIIATRPDGIESLKARVRSVAGELSRGLEGGQVLRAAERFATACVAAQFASEHRIAPWSSSEAMDAIRTCFDAWLLERGGDGALERTKAIQAVQRFIQAHQTSRFEWIGSPKAEDFDPDDMPRTNNLVGYYFRDRDDVRYGFTKGGLDEALGGLNFKTAVADLANAKFLEKDGAGKTSVSKSVRGSKMRLYMINASILEFEQSGRELPAADNHGETTGGAEKSVPSSI, encoded by the coding sequence ATGAAAAAGCTTCTGCCGCACGAACCGCGCGCCTCGGCAGCGCAACTGACGCAGACCACGACCAGCGCACACCAGAACACCCATATCTTGCCAACTTCTGGGGAGCGTGTTCAGCCTCAAGCTGCGGAAAACAATGATGATTTTTTGTGCCGGAACACAGGAACACCTGGAACACCCAATTTTATTATCTCGTGTGAGGATGCGGCCAACGACATTGTTGGCCTCGATGCGAATGAGCCATTGTCCGATGTCGGTGTGTTAGGTGTTCCGCGTGTGCCGGACGATAAAAAAGAGAGTTCAAACAAAGCCGTAGCTTCGGAACACCTGCCTGATCTGCTGCCTTTGGCTGGTGTGCCCGGTGTTCCAAGCAGTTTCGTCTCGTTCGGTCCTTACCATTCATCCGCACGAGGCCTTTTCTACCTTGCGGACGAGGAAGACGACGCCATGTTCCTGTCCAGCCCGATCGCCATCATCGCGCTGACGCGCAATGACTCCAACCGTGGTTGGGGCCGTCTCGTGGAAATCGAGGACCGGGATGGCCACATCCACCAGATAGTGATCTCCAGCGAAATGCTGGCGAAGTCGAGCGGAGAAGCCGTTCGTGTTCTGCTGATGGATGCGGGTGCCACGTTGGCGACAAGGCGCACTCCTGCGGCTCACCTGAACGAATATTTTGCCACCGTTCAGGTCCCGGCTCGCCGCCGCATTGTCCAGACCACGGGATGGCATGACAACGACTATGTTCTGCCCGGCAAGGTCTATTCTTTGGACGGGACCAGTGACCGTGTGTTTTTCAACGCCAACGTTGATACCGCAGCGCAGTCGAGATCCGCCTATGCACAGGCGGGAGACCTCGAAACCTGGAAGAAGGAAATTGGACGCCTGGCCTGCGGCAACAGCAGGCTGTTGCTCGCACTGGCAATTGCATTTGCCGCGCCGCTGATCGGAAGGCTGGATATATCCGGTGGTGGCGTCCACTTCCGCGGCGCCTCTTCGATTGGCAAAACGTCCCTTATCCGGGCCGCCTCCAGCATTTTCTCAGATCAGCGCTTCATGCAGACATGGCGAGCGACTAGCGCGGGCTTGGAGGGAATTGCCGCTCTTCACAATGACGCCTTGCTGGCGCTCGATGAGATCGGACAGGTTGCTCCCGACGCCGCCTCGGAGGCTGCCTACATGCTCGCCAACGGCCTCGGGCGGACTCGTGCGACCAAGGATGGCTTAGCGAAAGAGACGGCGCGGTTTCGTCTGCTGTTCATCAGCACGGGCGAAGAATCTCTTGCCGACCGGGTACAGGATGATCGCATGGGGCGGCGCCGCGCGATGGCCGGTCAGGAAATTCGGATGCTGGATATTCCGAGCGAGGTGGGCAAACACGGTGTGTTTGAGAACCTTCATGGTTTCCCCAGCGGCGCCGCGCTGGCCGATCACCTACGCGAGGCTAGCCAGAATCAACATGGGACGCCCTTTGAGGCGATGGTGAAAGCCATCATCGCCACCCGTCCAGATGGTATCGAAAGTTTGAAGGCCCGCGTCCGGAGCGTCGCCGGTGAACTGTCGAGGGGCCTTGAAGGAGGCCAGGTCCTGCGAGCGGCCGAAAGGTTTGCGACGGCTTGTGTCGCGGCACAGTTCGCAAGCGAACACCGCATTGCGCCTTGGTCGTCCAGTGAAGCGATGGATGCCATTCGCACCTGCTTCGATGCCTGGCTTCTCGAGCGTGGTGGGGATGGCGCCCTGGAGCGCACAAAAGCCATCCAAGCCGTTCAGCGCTTTATTCAGGCCCACCAGACCTCGCGGTTTGAATGGATTGGTTCGCCGAAGGCGGAAGACTTTGATCCTGATGACATGCCGCGCACCAACAATCTGGTCGGGTATTATTTCCGGGATCGCGATGACGTCCGCTACGGCTTCACCAAAGGCGGACTTGACGAGGCACTCGGGGGCCTCAACTTCAAGACGGCCGTCGCTGATCTGGCAAATGCCAAATTTCTCGAGAAGGACGGTGCCGGAAAGACCAGTGTCTCAAAGAGTGTGCGTGGCTCCAAAATGCGGCTCTATATGATCAACGCCAGCATTCTGGAGTTTGAACAGAGCGGACGTGAGCTGCCTGCTGCGGACAATCATGGCGAGACGACAGGTGGTGCGGAGAAATCTGTTCCTTCCAGCATCTGA
- a CDS encoding integrase arm-type DNA-binding domain-containing protein codes for MAKRAKTQKLTKTVVDRAAALDKPFFIWCSELAGFGVRVFPSGAKSYYADYYNRSGERSRMALGSHGKLTTEEARKEARIILADVLRGGDAALERRTRRKSLTVSELCDDYLVDARKGLVLGRKKKPKKASTLDTDEGRIIRHIKPLLGRRLVIDLKPSDIHKFIADVTLGKTATTQPSPNKRGKVVVTGGAGTATRTTGLLSGILTYAKHKGIITTNPAFGVPRPAYSKRDRRLTPAEYKKLGDALRDADDQIYQARDGVWLLALTGARISEIARLKWISVSRDTAILEDTKTGRSLRPVTGVMRDILQKLPRKDASTYALSGVRNLASHYGGLDGAIDRITARAGLQGITAHTLRHSFASIGNDLRFTDSTIGAIIGHETHSITADYIHHLDPVLLAAANIIANEVYRQMLEGTDFSAPPVVSP; via the coding sequence ATGGCCAAGCGCGCAAAAACACAGAAGTTGACCAAGACCGTTGTCGATCGTGCGGCAGCGCTAGATAAGCCCTTTTTCATCTGGTGCTCGGAACTGGCAGGCTTCGGTGTCCGCGTGTTCCCCAGCGGCGCAAAATCCTACTATGCCGACTATTATAACAGGAGCGGTGAGCGCAGCCGCATGGCGCTGGGCAGCCACGGCAAGCTGACGACCGAAGAAGCACGCAAGGAGGCGCGCATTATTCTGGCTGATGTGCTGCGCGGTGGCGACGCCGCGCTGGAGCGACGCACGCGTCGCAAATCTCTTACCGTGAGCGAGCTGTGCGACGACTACCTTGTCGATGCGCGCAAGGGGCTGGTGCTCGGTCGCAAGAAGAAGCCCAAGAAGGCGTCAACTCTCGATACCGACGAGGGCCGCATCATTCGCCACATAAAGCCCCTGCTTGGGCGGCGCCTGGTGATTGATCTTAAACCGTCGGACATCCACAAATTCATTGCAGACGTAACACTCGGCAAGACCGCTACCACTCAACCATCCCCTAATAAGCGCGGAAAGGTGGTCGTTACTGGTGGCGCGGGCACCGCCACGCGCACAACTGGCCTGCTCAGCGGCATACTGACGTATGCAAAACACAAGGGGATTATCACGACCAACCCAGCGTTTGGCGTTCCCCGCCCTGCCTATAGCAAGCGGGATCGCCGCCTGACGCCAGCCGAATACAAAAAACTGGGCGATGCTCTTCGGGACGCTGACGATCAGATCTATCAGGCACGCGATGGTGTCTGGCTGCTGGCGTTAACCGGGGCTCGCATCAGCGAAATCGCGCGGCTTAAGTGGATTTCCGTTTCGAGGGACACTGCTATTCTGGAAGACACCAAGACCGGCAGGTCGCTGAGGCCGGTGACAGGTGTCATGCGCGATATCTTGCAGAAGCTACCGCGCAAAGACGCCAGCACATATGCCTTGAGTGGGGTTCGGAACCTCGCCAGCCACTACGGAGGGCTGGACGGCGCAATAGACCGAATTACCGCAAGGGCCGGCCTACAGGGCATTACCGCCCATACGCTTCGCCATTCATTTGCCAGCATTGGCAATGACCTGCGGTTTACCGATAGCACGATCGGCGCCATCATCGGCCACGAGACGCATTCCATCACCGCCGACTACATCCATCATCTGGACCCCGTCCTCTTGGCGGCGGCCAACATTATCGCGAACGAGGTGTATCGTCAGATGCTGGAAGGAACAGATTTCTCCGCACCACCTGTCGTCTCGCCATGA
- a CDS encoding S24 family peptidase, whose protein sequence is MRISRIVMAPGGMPVPLSTLIEILIPLVGQAVHAGFPSPADDFIEEMIDLNQVLVPNPISSYLWRVVGDCMIDVKIFPGDVVVVDRSLAPKDRDVVLVIIDGEPTLKRLNRRGGVMILHNENARLPPFAAHLLILR, encoded by the coding sequence ATGCGTATCTCGAGAATTGTTATGGCACCTGGCGGCATGCCGGTTCCTCTCTCGACGCTGATAGAGATACTCATCCCACTCGTCGGCCAAGCAGTCCACGCCGGTTTCCCATCCCCGGCAGACGATTTCATCGAGGAGATGATCGACCTCAACCAGGTTCTCGTCCCCAATCCCATTTCGTCTTATCTCTGGCGGGTCGTGGGCGACTGTATGATCGACGTGAAGATTTTCCCGGGCGACGTTGTCGTTGTCGACCGCTCCTTGGCACCCAAAGATCGTGATGTCGTTCTCGTAATCATTGATGGCGAACCCACGCTCAAGCGGCTCAATCGTCGCGGCGGGGTCATGATACTGCATAACGAGAATGCCAGATTGCCGCCGTTTGCCGCCCACTTGCTGATCTTGCGATGA
- a CDS encoding IS110 family transposase, which produces MSEVTTIGLDIAKNVFHAHGADASGRPLFSRKISRTKLLEFFAKQPRCLVALEACGGAHHWAREMTLLGHRVKLIPPAYVKPFVKRNKNDAVDAEAICEAAQRPNMRFVAIKNEEQQASALVFRTRDLLVRQRTQLINAIRGHLTEYGWVAPKGPSHIAVLGDLLDGEIGASLPDAAKPMFRMMLDLLEVLNVKIAKLDKEIARLAREDLIARRLMTIPGVGPITATAIAALAPPAETFTKGRDFAAWLGLAPRQLSSGGKQKLGSITKMGERTLRRLLIIGCSAVVLQASRRGAPAGSWLEQMMARKPRMLVTVALANKTARIIWALLIKQEEYKAPVAAAA; this is translated from the coding sequence ATGTCGGAAGTTACCACAATCGGTCTGGATATCGCGAAGAACGTTTTTCATGCGCATGGCGCAGATGCCAGCGGCAGGCCGCTGTTCAGTCGCAAGATCAGCCGGACCAAGTTGCTGGAGTTCTTCGCCAAACAGCCCCGTTGCCTGGTGGCGTTGGAGGCCTGCGGCGGTGCGCATCACTGGGCCAGGGAAATGACGCTGCTGGGTCATAGGGTCAAGCTGATCCCGCCGGCCTATGTGAAGCCCTTCGTGAAGCGGAACAAGAACGATGCCGTCGATGCAGAAGCCATCTGCGAAGCCGCGCAGCGACCCAACATGCGGTTTGTGGCCATCAAGAACGAGGAGCAACAGGCATCGGCGCTGGTGTTTAGAACCCGCGACCTGCTGGTGCGGCAGCGGACCCAGTTGATCAATGCGATCCGCGGTCACCTGACCGAGTATGGCTGGGTGGCGCCAAAGGGACCGTCGCACATAGCTGTGCTCGGTGACCTGCTTGATGGCGAGATAGGCGCGTCGCTTCCGGATGCGGCCAAGCCCATGTTCCGCATGATGCTCGATCTGCTTGAGGTGCTGAACGTCAAGATCGCCAAACTGGACAAGGAGATCGCCCGACTCGCCCGTGAGGATCTGATCGCCAGGAGACTGATGACAATACCAGGCGTGGGCCCGATCACCGCGACAGCGATTGCCGCCCTCGCGCCACCAGCCGAGACGTTTACCAAAGGCCGGGACTTCGCGGCCTGGTTGGGTCTGGCGCCGCGTCAGCTCTCGAGCGGAGGCAAGCAGAAACTCGGATCGATCACGAAGATGGGCGAACGAACGCTGAGGCGCCTGCTCATCATCGGATGCAGTGCAGTCGTCCTGCAGGCCAGTCGACGAGGTGCACCGGCAGGATCGTGGTTGGAGCAGATGATGGCCCGCAAGCCGCGCATGCTGGTCACCGTAGCACTGGCCAACAAGACCGCGCGTATCATCTGGGCGCTGCTCATCAAACAAGAGGAATACAAAGCTCCGGTCGCGGCTGCGGCATAA